From one Physeter macrocephalus isolate SW-GA chromosome 18, ASM283717v5, whole genome shotgun sequence genomic stretch:
- the RAB44 gene encoding ras-related protein Rab-44, which yields MESGQRVPRKGRKLGSSRRRQMRELADGQDASVAPEPESWSSQSAAELQGFFQDCGAKERGFVTREDLAVAKFSFLSSKEEPGMIFDWVDVEQKGRLSLEEFSSGLKNIFGSSLSTHRLHRRRPHFSKRGSVATSFPVQEEADTEEKEAFFAFMEQLAASHSLPEQAEIWQLWRKLQQEEPQLAGNLEGFLAKMNSRLQEARTDKEVLELTLRKRDSDHHREVQQLYEEMEQQIREEKQQLQAESDSRGLALSSQMQEVLEAKERTVQRLTEGQKALEAQLHRLSSTHQEASSENQQLREAQRDLAGRLEEVRGQLQVTRGRLNATKGRVSWQMEEEPSIPRASEEKASVSSEEAPLPGLTGDSDAWDQLLSSFSSTRHSALQLSRSPTPAPRASSGTQTPRAVRQISIPEPRAFLFGQEPPSDPDGSPGSTAGVPSGTEGEKGVNPEGQDISPEQTGEPPSLEPKEESGPSPGVHFRWGLPGAPAGESGGLVAAALKVLIPLEDGAPPHVTSPPPQAPAGPSEQFQASYPDDEGPGPGPVPAKPPRQREARHQDPHAAGSEPGLGSSGAGALTAGLDEPSQGLEPVGQASTEGLEQGKLSPDAQEGHPWGLQEAHSQVLWPEELSALPDQSLEEEPRADERKAGDQGGQDFRSELSVEAHGLKTGHSELPQHDSPPAPLPPDRAQAQAEAQAPAPEKPSPSRGSPPTGAQPGDAAGPQEPTQTAPTRAELEAQPRPQPTTAHAEEETGPPQSREPRAENRPEDPGMDSGGIGLTPSPGDGMASEPLANPDYAFHVIFLGDSNVGKTSFLHLLHQNTFTTGLTATVGVDFRVTNLLVDNKCFMLQLWDTAGQERYHSVTRQLLRKADGVVLMYDVTSQESFVHVRYWLDCLQDAVSDSVVVLLLGNKTDCEEDRQVSTEAGQQLAQELGVSFGECSAALGHNILEPVVNLARSLKMQEDCLKASLVEVAPERPPKRAGCCS from the exons GTGGCCAAGTTCAGCTTCCTGAGCAGCAAGGAGGAGCCGGGGATGATCTTTGACTGGGTGGATGTGGAGCAGAAGGGACGCCTCTCCCTTGAAGAATTCAGCTCTGGGCTCA AGAACATCTTTGGCTCCAGCCTGAGCACCCACAGGCTCCACAGAAGGAGGCCACATTTCTCCAAGCGAGGATCTGTAGCCACCAGCTTCCCAGTGCAGGAGGAGGCCGACACTGAGGAGAAGGAGGCGTTCTTTGCCTTCATGGAGCAACTGGCAGCCAGCCACTCACTTCCCGA GCAGGCGGAAATCTGGCAGCTATGGAGGAAGCTGCAGCAGGAGGAGCCCCAGCTGGCAGGCAACCTGGAGGGCTTTCTGGCCAAGATGAACAGTCGCCTGCAGGAAGCACGGACCGACAAGGAGGTTCTGGAGCTGACCCTGAGGAA gcGGGACTCTGACCACCATCGCGAGGTCCAGCAGCTCTATGAGGAGATGGAGCAGCAAATCCGGGAGGAGAAGCAGCAGCTCCAGGCTGAG AGCGACTCCCGGGGCCTGGCCCTCAGCTCCCAGATGCAGGAGGTCCTGGAGGCCAAGGAACGCACGGTGCAGCGCCTGACTGAGGGCCAGAAGGCG CTGGAGGCCCAGCTCCACCGCCTCAGCAGCACACACCAGGAGGCCAGCTCAGAGAACCAGCAGCTTCGGGAGGCCCAGCGTGACCTGGCTGGGAGGCTGGAAGAGGTGCGGGGGCAGCTGCAGGTGACCAGGGGGCGCCTGAATGCCACCAAGGGCCGTGTGTCCTGGCAGATGGAGGAGGAACCGAG TATCCCCAGAGCAAGTGAGGAGaaggcctcagtctcctctgaGGAGGCTCCCCTGCCCGGACTGACTGGGGACAGCGATGCCTGGGACCAGCTCCTCAGCAGCTTCAGCAGCACCCGCCACAGTGCCCTGCAGCTCTCCAGGAGCCCAACCCCAGCTCCGAGAGCCTCCTCAGGCACCCAGACACCCCGAGCGGTCAGGCAGATCTCCATCCCGGAGCCGCGTGCTTTTCTCTTTGGTCAGGAGCCACCTTCAGATCCAGATGGGTCTCCAGGAAGCACCGCTGGGGTGCCTTCCGGGACcgagggagagaaaggagtgaACCCAGAGGGGCAGGACATCAGCCCAGAGCAGACTGGAGAGCCCCCCAGCCTGGAACCTAAGGAGGAGTCAGGGCCTAGCCCTGGGGTCCACTTCCGCTGGGGGCTTCCAGGGGCTCCAGCTGGGGAGTCAGGGGGCCTGGTGGCAGCTGCGCTCAAAGTGCTCATTCCTTTAGAGGATGGGGCCCCTCCTCATGtgacctctccccctccccaggccccagctgggccCAGTGAACAGTTCCAGGCCTCATACCCAGATGACGAGGGCCCCGGGCCTGGGCCTGTCCCAGCCAAGCCAcccaggcagagagaggcccgccaTCAGGACCCACATGCCGCTGGCTCtgagccagggctggggtcctCAGGAGCTGGAGCCCTGACAGCAGGGCTGGATGAGCCCTCCCAGGGCCTGGAGCCTGTGGGTCAGGCTTCCACAGAGGGATTGGAGCAAGGCAAGCTGAGCCCAGATGCACAGGAGGGCCATCCCTGGGGACTACAGGAAGCTCACAGCCAGGTCCTTTGGCCTGAAGAGCTGTCTGCCCTACCCGACCAGAGTCTGGAAGAGGAGCCCAGGGCTGATGAAAGGAAAGCAGGGGACCAAGGAGGGCAGGATTTCAGGTCAGAGCTGTCCGTTGAGGCTCATGGCCTGAAAACTGGGCACTCGGAACTCCCCCAGCACGATTCCCCGCCTGCTCCTCTCCCACCtgacagagcacaggctcaggctGAGGCACAAGCCCCAGCTCCTGAAAAACCATCACCTTCAAGGGGCTCTCCCCCCACAGGGGCCCAGCCTGGGGATGCAGCAGGGCCCCAGGAGCCCACACAAACCGCCCCCACCAGGGCTGAGCTGgaagcccagcccaggccccaacCTACAACCGCTCACGCAGAAGAAGAAACAGGGCCCCCTCAATCCAGGGAACCAAGGGCAGAGAACAGGCCTGAAGATCCAGGAATGGACTCCGGAGGCATTGGGCTGACCCCATCCCCAGGGGACGGTATGGCCAGTGAGCCTTTGGCCAATCCTGATTACGCCTTCCACGTCATCTTCCTGGGAGACTCAAATGTGGGCAAAACGTCCTTCCTGCACCTGCTGCACCAGAACACCTTCACCACTGGGCTGACAGCTACTGTGG GAGTGGATTTTCGGGTCACAAACCTGCTGGTGGACAACAAGTGCTTTATGCTGCAGCTCTGGGACACAGCTGGCCAGGAGAG GTACCACAGCGTGACGCGGCAGCTGCTCCGCAAGGCTGATGGAGTGGTGCTCATGTACGACGTCACCTCCCAGGAGAGCTTTGTCCATGTGCGCTACTGGCTGGACTGTCTCCAG GATGCAGTGTCTGACAGCGTGGTCGTCCTTCTCTTGGGAAACAAGACAGACTGTGAGGAGGATCGGCAAGTGTCCACAGAGGCTGGGCAGCAACTGGCCCAG GAGCTGGGGGTCTCCTTTGGAGAGTGCAGCGCTGCCCTGGGTCACAACATCCTGGAGCCTGTGGTGAACCTGGCCCG GTCACTCAAGATGCAAGAAGACTGCCTGAAGGCCTCACTGGTGGAGGTGGCCCCCGAGAGGCCACCGAAGAGAGCTGGCTGCTGCTCTTGA